GAGCGCGTACGCGGGATTTGGAATCTCGCCGTCGGCGTGGCCGGAGCTGCCCAGGGTAGCGCGCACGTCGAAGCGCACGCGGAACGCAGCGCTGGCCCTGGTGGCCGAGCGCGCGCTGCTCGAGGGCTGGCTCTCGACGGCCTATGGGGCGGCCGTGGCGCAGATCGCCGCCGCGCGCGCGAGTGAACCGGCGGTCGCCGCGCACCTGCGCATGGTGTCCGAGGACTCCGCGCGGCAGGCCGAGTTCGGCAAGCGGCTCGTGGATTGGACGCTCAAGCTGGGCGGCGAGCAGGTGGCGCTGGCGCTGGCGCTCGCGATTCGCAAGCTGCCGATGGCGCTCGTCGACGAGAAGCCGCTGCCGGGCACGCGCGCCGAGGTCCTGGAGCGCAATGGCCAGCCGCCGGCGCAGGTGCGGCGCGCGGTGTACCTCTCGATGCGCTCGCAGGTCGTGGCGGAGATGGCCGCGAAGCTCGACGGAAACGGCTGATGGATCCGCGGATCAACATCGTCTCCCTCGGGGTGACGGATCCGGAGCGCGCGCTGAAGTTCTATCGCGAGGGCTTGGGTTGGCGTCCGGAAGTGGAGATGGGCGACTTCGTGCTCTTCACGCTCGCGGGCGGGCTGTGCCTCGCGCTCTACCCGCGCAAGCTGCTCGCCGAGGACGCGAAGGTCAAAGATCCGGGCGGCTTCGCCGGCGTCACCCTCGCGCAGAACCAGCCGAGC
The Deltaproteobacteria bacterium genome window above contains:
- a CDS encoding VOC family protein, encoding MDPRINIVSLGVTDPERALKFYREGLGWRPEVEMGDFVLFTLAGGLCLALYPRKLLAEDAKVKDPGGFAGVTLAQNQPSEKRVDEVIAQALAAGGTLLKKAQKAEWGGYSGYVADPDGHPWEIAWNPHFTLNADGLLSF